The Poecilia reticulata strain Guanapo linkage group LG10, Guppy_female_1.0+MT, whole genome shotgun sequence sequence CTGTGGTGGTGAACTAAGGCGTCTGGCAGGGGTCTACCCCTCTGATCCCCCCCATTCTTCCCCCTCTCCTCACATTTCATGTGCGAGATCATCGTGCTCTCCTGCCGACAGGTCGCCGTTGGCGCTGATTGTGGTGCTGTTGTCTTGGTAACCGGGGGGCTTGAAGGTCAGGGAGTAAGGGTAGATCTTGTGGCAAGTGGCACGGTAAGACTCGGCAGCTTTCTGCTGAGCCTCGCCCAGCTGGCCGCTCCTCAGAGCCTCCAGCACCTCGGAGCAGATCTGAGGACAAACAAGTCGCTTCAGTTACCATGGCGCTCACTGTGGCGCCCTCCAGTGGTCAGATGACTCACCTGGATGCTTCTTCCAGACAGAGGCTCGGCCAGAGCTGTTGCGATCTCACAGGCCATTTTATCAGAGGACGGCTCCAGGTAGACCATCATCTTAGCAGCTGCAGACACAAGGAGACAAGGGTCTGAGAGGTGCTTCTGGTGCAAACGTTGCATAGAACAGAGTCCAGAACAGATTCAGTTAAATCACAGCCACATGCTTCTTCTTTAAATCGGCCAAATCATGTTTGTCTTCCCCAGGGAAGACTGAAGCACAGAaacacatgaacaaaaacagatggaaaaaaaaaaacgttctaATAAAGAAGAATATATAGAGGAGACttaacattcatgttgacactGACGGTGATAGCCTGAATGTTGCTTTCAATGTTGAATTAATTTGGGTTTACTCAAAGAATTCACAGTCCTACCTACTCTTATCTTATAGATCTCTTAACTTTAgatcttgtttttttgcctCTAAAAAACGAcctgattggacgctggaaaagactattgttcTGTCCAGGTTgagctaaaaggagttagcctttcagcaaagctattcaagcctaaaatagctaCATGTTAACCATgtagctgcagcacagaggcTAACGCCAATGTCAGCTTCTACAGTCACATTTCTACAGaagttccatgaatgatcaggagttcctgaaacTCTGAAAAGATGAATGGATTGAATAACACTTTGCTCTGACCTGATGGTGGAAAAACctgaataacagattaaaaagtaTAAGAATCTTTTTTGTAGAGctcttatttgtatttaatcaaGAATTTAACTGGCAAAAAGGGGWcttgaattgaaaatgttgcttttttttgtcaatatatggtttgattaaaatgcaataGTGATTAGTTAATGACAGCCCCttcaataaacttttaattgagTCCCACCaccagtaaaatattttttacaagatGCAAAGACATGCAAGACAGCAGAAACTGTTGCTTTCTTGTAAAGCTGTCTTTAGTTCTCAGCTCRGCCTCTGTATTTCCTGTTCCAAATTAGTCTTTAGCTTCCcaggtttttattcattttagtaGTTTTGATATTGTACAGTCCCAATGTTTTCTTGAGAAACACGGTGCAGTGTGTAGCTCCTCCCTCTGAGGCGTACCTACCAGCCAGCCGGTGGGGGATGCAGCTGGAGTGTTGGCTCAAGTAGTTCTTRTTGAAGCTCTGAGGGTTGCTGTCTCCAAACAGCCTGGAGATCTCCTGCTTCAGCACAGTCCTCACCGCCTCGGCCAGGTCTGCGCTCTCWCTCACTGCGAGCAGCAAACACTGAGCTTTAGTCACCTCTGGAAGGACCGAGAGCTGAACACGGCCAGCAGTCACTTTCTCACCCTTCTTGAAGAAGCGCACTAAACACTGGTGCAGCCATGGGTCGGAGGGTTCTATGGCCACCGCTCTCTTTATCGACTGCAACATCAGAAGGTACTTCTCTAGGAAGAAAAGAACGGACAGACAAGTTATGGTGCAggaaaaaacttttgttttctcagctgaAACAGGCTGGATCAGTTGCTCAGTTTCCATCTAattattttgctgattttagATAAACCTTTAAGTTCAGTGTGTTTCTATCTACTGTTTGGAGCAAATCAACCAGGCWATGTCAGATGTTGATGACATGTACGGCTGTAATAAACAGATCGTTGAGGTTGTAAACTAGAATGGACCACACATGTCAGAAAAAGTCTTTCCCTCTGAAGGGGATAGATTTCACAGTCCCAGCAGTGGATGAGAAAATTTGCTGCATTGGAACATACTCTATAAAAGTGTCTATCTATACTTTAGTGCATTAACTCTACTTCAGGAAAGccaaaaacctttttacattCATGTGAGCGTAAAGATATTGCAAAATTGagaaagttattttgaattctGCAGTTTCCATCAAYCTTTTCTAGTGCAACACTGTAACATGTAGATAAACCAGGTTACAGACAGAGTGGCAAATGCACCGTGAAACCAGCTGGTGATCAGAACCACTCTCTGTTCTCAGACATGTTGGCACAAACGCACACCATGTGATGTCGCCTCTGCTTCTAAGACAGCTAATAAACAACTGATCACATGAGACTATATCCTGTAGAACCTCTTAAGAGAAATTTCCCTAAATCTGTTCAAAACTATATCAGCAGGTCAGAGTTTTACAAATCCTGGGGATTGCTCATATAAGTTACAGTCAGTAGGTATAGGTCAGTAAAGGGTCAGTACATTTATTATATAGTTATTACAGAACAAACTGAGAAAGGTTTAAAGGCTGAATTAGTCACAGCAGTTGGacatatttaaacagaaatgtctgACTGCCAATCTGAAGTTGCCATGAGGCAGCAGATCCCATCCCTCCTCTGAGCTGCCAACCTTTTCTGAAGTAGATCTCAAAGGCTAACAGGTGAGTCTCGATCTTGTTGCGCACCAGGTTCTTCAGAGGGATGAGGAACTTGACTGCTTCCTCCAAAGGGTTCTCCGGCTGGGAACACACAATCAGAAcgagtttttattatttatttttatactccAAAAACATTCCTTCAAGCTGATAGAACACAAGAAACCCTGGACCCACCTTAGCTAACTTATCGGGTATTATCTCCTCCTTGGGCCCTCCAATttcctcatcatcatcctcctttttcttcttctggttcttcagctgcttctctttctctgcattcttcttctcctcctctaaCTGAGCCTTCTTCTGCGCTCTTCGCTGTTTGTTCCGCAGCTTCTTCAGCTCCTTGTCTGTTAGGTTCTCTGCATAAAGAGAAAAGTTTCATTTCTAAGTGTTTTATCCCCACACCCAGCATGTAGCTCTCTACTAAAGCCAGATGAGACGCGGCATCAGACCTGCATCTGCCTGGCTCTCTTTGTTGTCATCGGCCAGTGGCCTGTCATGTAGGTCCAGGTAGATCTGGATGGCGGTGCGAGCAGCTTTGTAGTAGAAGGGGTGCTGTCGCAGGACGTCCTCCAGCTTCAGCAGGTCCACGTAGGAGCGCAGCGTCATCTTCCTCATGCAGTAGGTGTGGAAATCAAACTGGTCGTCTGTGATCTCCACAAAATGCTGAGACACACAAGGAGAGGACAGATTCAGAGTTCCATGAATCCAGCTGGTACGCTGACAAACCAGAACAATGCACCAGATTAACACATTAATAGATGTAGAACAATTAACTGTTCAATCCGGAAAATGAAGCAATTCTGACTTCTAGAATAACAGGAACAGCAACCGAgcaaaaattaaacatgcatGGTGGTTTTAGATTTCTTCACAACAACAGACGCCTGCGATGACAGAGTGAGCAACAAACGTACCCTCTCGATCTCATGACACTTCTTGAGGGCCTCACCGAGCTTGTTCATGGCCTTGTAGGCTAAAGCGCACTCTGTCTGGAACCACATGCACTGCATCTCATTCAGGTTCTCCACTGCAGATGTCCCYTCCTGGAGACACAAGATTCACAAACACAGGAGGTGAATGAAGCCTGTTAGAAGAGAAGCCTGTTAGAAGAGCAGGCTTCTAACAGGCTTCTGAATCCAGAATAACACTCTGCACTTACTTTAAGGGCCCACAAGTCCATTCAATTCAATTCACAATTACTTTATCCCAGAGagatattacattttcaaagagtCATTTTGATGGTGACTTAATGGACAAGATCTCCAGTAGAAGTCAGTCTTGctgcaaatctgaagaagcctctgactgaagtaTATTGCTATATGACAGTCTCATGACTACCATGACAGGCTAACAGCTCAATATGCAGGCAGCAGAGACAACTGACCAGCTCTGCTSATcaacctcatttgcttttgctgcttcttttaaaaatctgcctGGTTGTGTGGTTAGAACGCCGAACAGAGACAGACTGCTGAGGAGTTTTGGGCTCTATGTATAGTATTGGTAACATMTATTATGACCTGCAAGCTTAAGGAAAACCAGTTAAAATGTGTGATTGTTTTGATATGCTAATTAGCCATGTGGTCAGGTCGCGTTAACGGAATATTTTCCGTATTTGAccggttattttttttaaacgacagGAAAATTTAAAGCCCGTTGGTCATTTGACAGGTTACAATTAACACCCTTTACGCAAAGAGTTCATtgcagaggcaactaaaatcaatcaataaaagaatcctttctgaatatcatctcacggacactgaactaaatgcgtctctctgaccgggagctgacagcgtgttgaagagttatggaccgGAGGCTTTGGAGCGTTAGGAAGcccattcaaaacctttggtagAAATGGYGTGTTTAGTTTCAGTCTCCATTacatacagaacagagaaaactaaagagaatgtaATGTTGAATGAATTTAGAGTctaaacaggaaataaataaaggtgcagaagttaattagatcCATGCGCAGTGCGCTGCGGCTGCACAACCAACGCGGATGCGGCTCCgccgctgcgaagaattaaacttaactcaTCCTGTGATTTCAACAAATGGAGCTGARGACGTTACCGTCCAGCATCCAGAAGGAGAGCAATGCTCAGAAGAGCGGCAGACACAACATCTGTCCRTTTTGGGGAAGAGAaaccatgcaaaaaaacaataaaaatccttGCACGCCCGGACCGCACAGGGtataaaagaaaagttcaatGGATTGGTTTGGaccagacagatccaactgccCGATGAATCAGagcagatttctctgcagatgMGAACCAGGAGGAATTCGTGAAGCTGAGCGTTCAGACCACAGCGGGTGAAGTGATGTAATTTAAGTGGAGtcgtttaatttaatttattataagctattggggccacagtcagtggtttttgtcactatgGAGAaaattttagatgcatttatctgctttatgtgtgatgggatctggactCACGGTTCAACTGGGTGAATWTTAGCTAAATCGCATAaaaaatgcggctaaatagccgatgttaatgTGATTATAATTTGAYGGGTAAAAATAGAACAtaactgattatttaaaatctcgTCGGTCAAGATGactgagaacaaaaaagtctagcgcgacCTCTGCATCTGGTAtagaaaaactttacatttatacattttaaaccttttagacactaaaaatacaaagtgaatggggaaaaaaaggagttCTTACAAGTCTTCATTACTCCAGAGCAAGAGAATATAGACGATAAAACAACAGAACTATGTATTCAAATGAATTCATCACAGTGGTGTTACTACTGTATTTACATCCTCACTATCCATACCAACTACCTACACTATTGAGCTTAGTTTAACTGTAGTGTCCATGCATGTCAGATACCTATTAAAATGCTACCACAAAATGAATGAAGTAAACAAAGTATTGGCATAATTAAGGACTCAAGAACATCACTGAATGCATATGGATCATTTTCTGGGAAGTCATGACCTTGTGGAGCAACAAATGTAGTGACATCATARacaagaaaacattttgtagcagatagagaaaaatgaacaaatataacCCAAAAAGAACATAAARATATCTAGGCAGCACaagaagaaaatacttttttttgcaatccCAGACactcaaatttaacaaaaaatgtatttaagggcAAAAGAGTGGATTTTGCTTGATATGTCCACTTTGACATTCACACCCTCTTGGCAGCAGGTTTGTGTCCGACACTGCATGTGGCTCTCTACACTCTCAACCCCCACAGTACTAAGcctaaaagttgttttcttgcACAGAAAGCTCCTAGCATCATTGGAaacagaagtgagccagtgGCAAAAACCAAAGTCATACATCCAACTGGAAATACATCTGCATGATGGATTGAAaaaagctagttagctagcCACCAAGGGTGTACAGCAATCCCTCACTATAACGCGGTTGACCTTTCGCCGTctcgctgcttcgcagatttttttgtgcagtttttttcacagtgcattgtgtttTGCGTCCTGAATGGCTAAACAGTCTCCGAGATCCTGggtgccaataacgttacggtatttaaatataagtaatacagattggccattcaggagatgaaagctgaaaactttgaatgcTGCTGGAAAAatctgtggccagaggcagaaCAAAACCTGACCGGAGGCTCGCTTGACgagatccgtcgctctgccgtagatacagctgtgaatctggcggggcagcttggaggagacgctttaatgacatgactccggATCACACTAAGGAttgatgcacacacacacacacatccactgacctgaaaacaggttttgttctttSgtttcaatgtagagtatttaattatgctgtataataattgtaaaaactaaaggtaactacttcatgGATTTCACTTATCGcaggttattttcggaacgcaacccSCAAGAaaaacgagggatcactgtattGGTGGTAGCCTGAACCGCCTYGAGTCACAGAACACAACCATCATGTTTACGGTTACTtaaaacttttgcctgacaaaaaacaaaacccccaTATACTATATGAGATTACATAGATCTGCCacgacaaaatttaagacttgtgATTAATATATACAAGGAAAACATGCATCTTTTTCAGGATTMAGGAGCTTTTTAGGATGCGTGGACASCCTGCAGTCAGGATGTTTTGGTCCCTAAATCCCTTGAGACAGGCTATTCTTCCAGCCTAACCACCTTTAGGGAAACAGTGACCAGTGTAAATGTACCCGTGTAAACTTGGAGCacatctcctctgcctcctttaTAAGGCTGGCCTTCAGCATGTACTTGGCACACTTGGAGTTGATGAATCGGTCGGCAGTGTCCAGCGCCTGGGCCTCGTCCATCCATCGAGCCGCCTCCTTGATGTTGCCTGCATGCTACGGATCAGGCCAGACAGTTAGAGGAAGTTGTGTCGTCCTGGTGCCGCATGTCACTCTGAGTGCASCGTCATACCTTGTAGATCTTGGCYTTGACCAGGAAGAGCTCGATCAGTGTGGGTGTGCTGTCGATGGCCGTGTTGATGTACTCCAGTGCCAGGCTGGCCTTGCCGATGAAGTCATAGTGCTGGGCTAAGAAGTACTGCACCCACAGGAGGGTGGTTGGAGGCTCCTCCTTCCCATCATCTGCACACACGCATAACACACACAACTCCTGCATTTAGAGACAGCTAGAATGACACCAATCAGAGTAATGCATTAGAACATATAGAAACACTTACCACCTTCACTAAACATTCGACTGCTTTTTAAACAGCTTTCATAGCCAAGTACTAATTCTTCTATTATCATAACCTGCATGccccaaaaacataaaaaaacaaaagaaaaacaataagttaGCACTacctaaaatggaaaaatgaacaaagtacGTTAATGAATTCATACTCAGCCAGAAACTTTCCAGCAGAACGGTTCTGCTAACCTTTTCTCCGTCTGTGTACAAGGATTTGAGCGTGGTGAAGACAGGAGGGCAGCCTTTAGTGAAGTTCATCCTCAGATAGATGTCCAGACATTCCCGGAACTTCTCCCCTGACCAGAACGACAAACAGGAAGGAGACAGGAATGTGATGCTGGAATGGCAATATGGAGTCATCAGCCCAAAATACCACACCCTGTCTGATTCCACAGGAGAGGATCTCATTGACCTGGAGCCAGGATCTTCAACTTAACCACCTGATCCTTCTCCTGCTGTTCTCCACCTGAGAGTTTCTGTAGTGCTAAAGTTGATGTTTGCAACAGGGGGAGCTGCTGCAGCCACGCTGATATCAGTATGACCCAAAGRCTGAGCTAAGAGTGCTAATGGAACAGTGTCTAGCAGCAGGCTGTCCTGCGTTTACCTGTGAGGAAGTTAAGAGGCAGCCTTCGAGGAACCAAACCTCTGGGAAACTTCACCCAGGACTCCTCATAGATCTTCTGGTGCTCTTCTACACTGcctgaagacacacacacagacacttaATGCTAACATGTTAACGCCGTTTGATCtttagagttgtttttgttcatattaCAGTGCTTCTAACACTGCACAGAAGGTARTTTTCATGCAAGAAACACACTAAGAGGATTTATCGTGAATTGTGAGGAAACACTAGACTATAATATATGGAATACAATACAGTTTCCAGGGTTAGCTCGAGAAAACCTACTAAAGccctgtagttttttttttacttcacttaAATCCTAATTTAGTTATCTGCCAGTGGGTAAGCTATGCAATACTggtcacatttaaaagcaaatcaataaaaagagATATTATCTAAAATGGATAATAAGTTTGTCTGCTTAACTAAATATTCTGATGGTACAACATTAAACTATTTACAGTAGTTAACTTTCTTGTTTACCAAAATCCTGCTGTTAATTTGTAAAGTGATGCAGTGTTTTGATTTGCTGGTTGTGATTGAAAAATCACAATCACCattcagatgatgatgatgattagcTGGTGATGACTCATTTACTTGCTAGCGTAGACACCAAGCCAAACGTGtgtgaaatgtaaatgtataacACACACATTACTGACTGTTCACAAAGTTATATCTGCTCACATCAGTCTCAGGTAGGTGGCACAAACAGAATGTCATACGCAGAAGGTTGCTTTTATGACATGCTAACATCCAGGCTAGCTAGCACTCTGCTAGCCAGCAGTGGCTCCGGTAACGTAAACRATGTTGGCATGGTGATGTCAGCTGACCCAGTGATGAGATGGGTGTTAGAGCAGCCGAAGGGATGCGAGATATGATGTGAACAGAATTCCAAGACACAGATTTAGGATTCAAGATAAAATATCTGTAAAGAGTAGAGAGGCCTGGAGTAATTGGCTCATGATTGGACTAGGGCAATTTTCAGCTTGATTGCAGACGTGACCTGGTGGGGTTATAAGTCATCCTCTCTAAATacagagcaaaagaggacattCTTTTGCTCTGCAAAAGAATGGAGGAATTCAAGTATCGGCCAATCACCAATCTCCCAGAATGAAGGAAATCGCAGCCGATTCATTGGTGTCCCTCAGTATATAATTATCCATGCAGAGAGACTTTTCATTCTAATGGGAATTAATTCTTGCTATATGTTGTGTGCACCTGGTTTCAAGGTGTTCTCCAGGCCCTTGTAGTAGGCCCAGTTCTCTGGGTTCCTCTCCAGAAGTCTTGTGTAGATCTCTGAAGCTTCCTCTGGCCTCTCCAGCTTCAAAAGCAGCTCtcctacaaacacacacatgttcaCGCCRCGCAGCTGTGTGTTAAGAGCCTCARCAGCCTTCAGATGGGCTCCACTGTAGCCTGCAGAGGCAGCGTGCTCACCTCTGGTCTCCTCCACAGCCAGCTTGTCACACATCTGCTTCTCATAGCTGTTCAGGTGCTCCAGTGCCTCTTTGTGCAGGCCAGCTTCCCTCAGAATCTGGTTCTGATACAGCAGCAGCTCACTGTACTCATAGTCCACCTTGTCTGGAGACGTCTGgacatcaacacaaacacaggggAAATATTTCAGCCTGTACAGAACCTCCTGATCGCTGGTTATGATAGTGTTACAGCCCCTGGCCTCTTGAGGCTGTGCAGGCTCRTTTTGTTATGCAGGTTCAGCTGTGAGAGCACaccttcctgattggctgcctgaGTGCTGCAGGAGAGCAGCTACTCCATTGGACCAGCAGAGGGATGGCAAGCCAATCAGACGTTGATGAGGCTCAGATGTTCCCTATAAAAGGCTCCTGAAAGCATTCTTCCCGACTTGCCAGTCAGTCACTGCTCTCGCAAGTGACTGTCACTTGCGacatattttttccatatttttgttcaaaaaatacatatttccaATGCATGACTCAGTCATGCATTGtgtagtgatgggcaaatgaagcctcatgaagcagtgaacctttccagccctttgctttgcaaaaaggttcRttactcgatgcttcattcatgactcactagtgacatctgctggtgaaactaacaGCYTKRtcactcagttggatcatacttccaaaaattagtaaatgcaatattgtcacaaagttttcatcaaactcatatttagtaacaggagaatcaatgaaaccatatttaattgtcatatgttttaattattaaaatgatttgtagccaatctaatcctggtttatgttgaacatcagtggttgtgttgggttttcttttatgtcagactgatttgaccataaagacatttgatgttttagtgtcttgggagtgcagtgcatGTTGGGGCgttcactttttcttgaatttataattGGCTTTGATCCCTTATATATGGCCAGAtattgaattttagttctgcaacaccattaaatctgtttctgctgtgaaagactgatatatctttgctaatcaaactacaaataacAGTgaaactttgcagaaggtgagaaattgggaggtggaggggttaattattatctaagaataattttattgtgaggataaaatcaaagtattcccagatgtcagagattttcctcttactGGCTCCatttctgacaattaatcaagtttacttctgtaacacatttcagcaacaatgcagttcataaaatcaccaaaaatataaagtcataaaaaaaaatctacaattgagaaaagcagtaacagacattacattttgatgagtgccatcatctatacacatcaaatatgttggtcaatgttcattttattttggccactgaagacaaatattctcctctgctgcgagaccaaaaggacaacaacccatgatgcagcgcggctcatcgcgcttttattttgaaaaccgacacgcaaaatgaagcagtcacgtgacccatgcaatgcgaggcctcgtttgttgccagtcacgtggttttcagcaagacgacaCAAGCMtcgaagcctggattcagatAACCCATCACTAGCATTGAGACAAGCATTGTGAAAGCAGTGACTTTCYgtatgcattgcatggcaggcacctattatttctacacccaatagaatgtctctttaatATTCTTCGTTATTCTTCCGTTACCGTTTATGCGACCCATACCGCTGCGTGCACCCCCACAAAAAtggtatc is a genomic window containing:
- the LOC103471157 gene encoding N-alpha-acetyltransferase 15, NatA auxiliary subunit-like, which gives rise to MPSVTLPQKENALFKRILRCYEHKQYRNGLKFCKQILSNPKFAEHGETLAMKGLTLNCLGKKEDAYDLVRRGLRNDLKSHVCWHVYGLLQRSDKKYDEAIKCYRNALKWDKDNLQILRDLSLLQIQMRDLEGYRETRYQLLQLRPGQRASWIGYAVAYHLLEDFEMAAKIVEEFRKTQQTSPDKVDYEYSELLLYQNQILREAGLHKEALEHLNSYEKQMCDKLAVEETRGELLLKLERPEEASEIYTRLLERNPENWAYYKGLENTLKPGSVEEHQKIYEESWVKFPRGLVPRRLPLNFLTGEKFRECLDIYLRMNFTKGCPPVFTTLKSLYTDGEKVMIIEELVLGYESCLKSSRMFSEGDDGKEEPPTTLLWVQYFLAQHYDFIGKASLALEYINTAIDSTPTLIELFLVKAKIYKHAGNIKEAARWMDEAQALDTADRFINSKCAKYMLKASLIKEAEEMCSKFTREGTSAVENLNEMQCMWFQTECALAYKAMNKLGEALKKCHEIERHFVEITDDQFDFHTYCMRKMTLRSYVDLLKLEDVLRQHPFYYKAARTAIQIYLDLHDRPLADDNKESQADAENLTDKELKKLRNKQRRAQKKAQLEEEKKNAEKEKQLKNQKKKKEDDDEEIGGPKEEIIPDKLAKPENPLEEAVKFLIPLKNLVRNKIETHLLAFEIYFRKEKYLLMLQSIKRAVAIEPSDPWLHQCLVRFFKKVXESADLAEAVRTVLKQEISRLFGDSNPQSFNKNYLSQHSSCIPHRLAAAKMMVYLEPSSDKMACEIATALAEPLSGRSIQICSEVLEALRSGQLGEAQQKAAESYRATCHKIYPYSLTFKPPGYQDNSTTISANGDLSAGEHDDLAHEM